The genomic region ATTACCAGCTAACTCAAGaacctttaaataaataaataaaaacccaattCTAGAAACATACTTAAGGGTGTATCTacaatttaagtttaaatcaaccaaaTCCTTAACTTCTATGGGGATAACTCAACGCTtggtaaaaaatgaaattacgTCAGCAGCATGGTATTCAAGAACAGCAGCAAGGTAAACCGGAGAACCGGTCCCCACACGTTGAGAGTAACGCCCTTTCTTCAAGTACCGGCCAATTCGACCGACGGGAAACTGTCATCCGGCTTTCACTGAACGAGAAACCGTATCCATCACTTCAAGTACAAATTGGAGGAAAAGACTTAAAATCCGAAATGAAATCTCGCAGTGAAATTTTCTCGAGAAAATATTTGTGATTTCGTATCTGATAATTTGGATCTATTTATGCGAGGAGAGAAAAATGGGAGATATTTGGCTTACGGATTTGGAGATTTTGAGCCGTTTAATTGGTTGTTTAATCGACGGTGTATATGCAACTCGTTTGGCAATCCTCGTGAAATGGAACAATCCAATCAAGTTGATGTAAGGGGATAAATATTCACTTAACTATTGATTACTACAGTTCTTTTTCTGATACTAAAAAATTCTATCGATTTAATCTTAATTCCGTTAAAATAATGTTCATTCATCAATCAACTTAGAACCGCATTGCAGCAGATATTCCTCGAGGATTTCTACCAGTTACCTTGCTCTCGGTCGAGTCTTTAGTAGGCCTTTTGTGCTGTCATCCGTTCTTATAGAAGACTCCATTGAAGCAGGTATCGGCCCTTAAAACCGTTAACATTCTATCTTAATTCCGTGAAAATAAAGTTCATTCATCGATCAACCTAGAACAGCATTGCAGCGGATGTTCCTCAAGGATTCCGACTAGTTACCTTGCTCTCGTTGGAGTCTTTAGTTAGGCCTTTTGTGCTGTCATCCGTTCTTACAGAAGACTCCATTGAAGCAGGTATCGGCCCTTAAAAGGTAGCCGTGAAAAACAGGGGTTACAATTGAAGTTGACCGCGACATGAGTGCTCGATGTATACGATCCTTTGCCAACATTGGTATCCCACATGGTTAGTGGCAAAAAGCAACAGAAGTCAACGAAGAACAAAAACAAGAACATAACCGGAAAGGAAGAACAGAAGGGCAAAACCTCCGCACGCGGTTGCGATGCTATAGACCCGGTAAGATGATTGTTAGATTTTCAGTACGGGAAGATCGATTGAAGGAATGTTATCACTGACGAtaatcaatttgataaaataagcACAAACCCATATAATCTGAATTTCAGTtcattcatttcaaacaaaacatATTCTAAACAACATTACCAACATTTTCCTACAACCAAAGTACACAAAAGGAACCTACATACATTAACAGATAAATCAAAACAAACCCTATAATAGACAAACAACTAAGCCTTCTTAGGTGATTTCTTTGGAGACTTTGTAGCCTTAGATGGCGACTTAGGCTCTTTTGCAGCCGCTTTCTCGTTTTTCTTTGGTAAAAGAACTGGGTTAATATTGGGTAAAACACCACCATGAGCAATAGTCACACCAGCTAAAAGCTTCCCAAGCTCTTCATCGTTTCTCACTGCTAATAGAACATGCCTTGGAATGATCCTATTCTTCTTGTTGTCTCTTGCAGCATTACCAGCTAACTCAAGAacctttaaataattaaaaaagaaaaacaaacccAATCTTAAAAACATACTTAAGGGTGTATCTATACTTTAAGGTTTCAATCAAccaaatccccaaattcaatggGGATAATTCAACGGTTAAAATATGCCTATAGTCCCTAAacaagtacagggactaatttcataattctttaaaagtatagggactataAGCACATTTTAACCTAATTCAACGCTTGGGAAAAAGTAAATTTACCTCAGCAGCAAGGTATTCAAGAACAGCAGCAAGGTAAACCGGAGCACCGGTTCCCACACGTTGAGAGTATCGCCCTTTCTTCAAGTATCGGCCAATTCGACCAACGGGAAACTGTAATCCGGCTTTCACCGAACGAGAAACCGGCTTCTTCTTTGGACCGCCGCCTTTCCTTCCTCCAGCTCCTTTCTTCACCTTTGATCCGGCATCCATCACTTCAAATACAAATTGGAGGAAAAAATCGAAAACGGAAATGAAATTTCGCAGTAAAATTTTCTCGAGAAAATGTTTGTGATTTCTTATCGGAAAATTTGGTTATATTTATATGCGAGGTGAGAAAAATGGGAGACATTTGGCTTACGGATTTGGAAATTTTGAGCCGCTTGATTGGTAGTTTAATCGACGGCGGATAATAATCTTGTTTGGCGATCCTCGTGAAATGGAACGATCCAATCAACTTGTTAGAAAGCGTTAGATCTATTAATAAGTAATTATTTGGGTCAATTTTACATATAGTCCCTCAACTATTAATTGATTTCCATTTTGATcacttaagtttaatttttttatcattaacaTTATCGAAATTACCAAATAATTACCACCATCCGTATACCAAATACTTACCCTAAtgcattaataaaattattttcatttaaataataaacaatttaaaatagtaCACTACACAACTTATAACTCAATattcatatgttttattttaagcatcgatttttttttttgcaaaaaggGCACAATTGTTagcaatattttcattttactcacTCTAGGTTATAAAGGTCGACAAAAATCCTATCTACAATGCCATATCTTTTTGTTTTccacatatgtatataatttcCACCTCTGATTCCCATCCTCATATCCCTCAATCTTCATCTTCAAACACAGCCTTCCACATTCTAGTCCTCTAACTCAAACCAGCTCCATGCACAAAAAATTTCAGTCATTGTTACTATCATCCAATGCTAAAATCGACCACCATCTATACCACATCAACCACTGCCTAACCCCATTACCACCATCACTTGTCGTAACAGTAACCAAATAAAAAA from Gossypium raimondii isolate GPD5lz chromosome 1, ASM2569854v1, whole genome shotgun sequence harbors:
- the LOC105786470 gene encoding histone H2A, with the translated sequence MDAGSKVKKGAGGRKGGGPKKKPVSRSVKAGLQFPVGRIGRYLKKGRYSQRVGTGAPVYLAAVLEYLAAEVLELAGNAARDNKKNRIIPRHVLLAVRNDEELGKLLAGVTIAHGGVLPNINPVLLPKKNEKAAAKEPKSPSKATKSPKKSPKKA